In a genomic window of Candidatus Binatia bacterium:
- a CDS encoding DUF6694 family lipoprotein, translated as MRGSFVRVCVAVVALTAAACTTSREEPRLDMSTQESAKRSMEEVRASLSKEDQQRFNQAAAALVVNAVKPPQGEAPKDPAQVQAAINAALNGKTAAEVIAAGEALQAKGQTSGQGQQPAAGAP; from the coding sequence ATGAGAGGAAGCTTCGTTCGGGTGTGCGTCGCCGTCGTCGCGCTGACGGCCGCCGCTTGCACCACCAGTCGGGAAGAGCCCCGCCTCGACATGTCGACCCAGGAGTCGGCGAAGCGTTCCATGGAGGAGGTGCGCGCCTCGCTGTCGAAGGAGGATCAGCAGCGCTTCAACCAGGCCGCGGCGGCGCTGGTGGTGAACGCGGTCAAGCCGCCGCAGGGAGAAGCGCCGAAGGATCCGGCGCAGGTCCAAGCGGCGATCAACGCCGCGCTCAACGGCAAGACGGCCGCCGAGGTGATCGCGGCTGGCGAGGCTCTGCAGGCGAAGGGTCAGACCTCGGGTCAGGGCCAGCAGCCGGCCGCCGGCGCGCCCTGA
- a CDS encoding ArsA-related P-loop ATPase, whose translation MERATTATAERGLSDLVHGSRVVVCLGPGGVGKTTSAAAIAVAAALAGKRVAVLTVDPAARLKDALELPRDPGRLHRVPLPEGATGTLDAILLDAKGLFDGLVRRLSPSPALAERVLANPVYRNVAGAFAGSDAYMALEQLLDIVRDEDFDLVVVDTPPASHALELFDAPERILALLDSRALEYLGEPVRILGAASSRLARSLLSAVLAGLERMTGLSLLRDISTLATDFSVVSPEFKKRAQAIRDLLRAADTRYVLLAAPDPHATTDILNFATEVHRAGVSIDAVIVNRVLQDGVATPRSAHGIDARPPTSEGATPPKTARWPSHLARNLVACARDLATLRAAQQEVIERLREGLATLPGGKAAPRDEERVWVLLPALSPAPTTLEGIVALARALGVAGPRSTSAA comes from the coding sequence ATGGAGCGAGCGACCACCGCCACGGCCGAGCGCGGCCTGTCCGACCTGGTGCACGGATCCCGTGTCGTCGTCTGCCTGGGCCCGGGCGGCGTCGGCAAGACCACCAGCGCGGCCGCGATCGCGGTCGCGGCGGCGCTCGCGGGAAAGCGCGTCGCGGTCCTGACCGTCGATCCCGCCGCACGCCTCAAGGACGCGCTCGAGCTGCCGCGCGACCCGGGACGGCTGCACCGCGTGCCGCTGCCCGAGGGCGCGACCGGCACGCTCGACGCGATCCTGCTCGACGCGAAGGGTCTCTTCGACGGCCTCGTCCGCCGCCTGTCGCCGAGCCCGGCGCTCGCCGAGCGCGTGCTCGCGAACCCGGTCTACCGCAACGTCGCCGGCGCGTTCGCCGGCTCGGACGCGTACATGGCGCTCGAGCAGCTGCTCGACATCGTGCGCGACGAGGACTTCGACCTCGTGGTCGTCGACACGCCGCCCGCGAGCCACGCGCTCGAGCTGTTCGACGCCCCCGAGCGCATCCTCGCGCTGCTCGACTCGCGCGCGCTCGAGTACCTGGGCGAGCCGGTGCGGATCCTCGGCGCCGCGTCGTCGCGGCTCGCGCGCTCGCTGCTGTCCGCGGTGCTCGCCGGGCTCGAGCGGATGACCGGCCTGTCGCTGCTGCGCGACATCTCGACGCTCGCGACCGACTTCAGCGTCGTGTCGCCGGAGTTCAAGAAGCGCGCGCAGGCGATCCGCGACCTGCTGCGCGCGGCCGACACGCGCTACGTGCTGCTCGCCGCGCCCGACCCGCACGCGACGACGGACATCCTGAACTTCGCCACCGAGGTGCACCGCGCGGGCGTGTCGATCGACGCCGTCATCGTGAACCGCGTCCTGCAGGACGGCGTCGCGACGCCGCGCAGCGCGCACGGCATCGACGCGCGTCCGCCGACGAGCGAAGGCGCGACACCGCCCAAGACGGCGCGCTGGCCGTCGCACCTGGCGCGCAACCTGGTCGCCTGCGCGCGCGACCTCGCCACGCTGCGCGCGGCGCAGCAGGAGGTCATCGAGCGGCTGCGCGAAGGGCTCGCGACGCTGCCCGGCGGCAAGGCGGCGCCACGCGACGAGGAGCGCGTCTGGGTGCTGCTGCCCGCGCTGTCCCCCGCGCCGACGACGCTCGAGGGGATCGTCGCGCTCGCCCGCGCGCTCGGGGTCGCGGGGCCGCGCTCGACGTCGGCGGCGTGA
- a CDS encoding DUF4215 domain-containing protein: MAAFGAASPAHAADACTDEAPINPCIPGGYNGRLDCLVEWLVTPQPPRNNRGIVRNRILCFEGDPRCDADPVIDDGICKFETQICINNTDPRIKNCTPSDVSTFEVEQPLFKSDDPIDVANKDALEYELGYGGLGPYIVQNKKLVYEGGVNDTPNLCSNPIELTVPMVQGRNGKFRTGRKRFIIRGAASDGRIDKDLFTFRCKPSTCGDGKKQRHEQCDDGNRINGDGCDQGCNIEEPNEQG; encoded by the coding sequence ATGGCGGCCTTCGGGGCCGCCTCGCCGGCGCATGCCGCGGACGCCTGCACCGACGAGGCGCCGATCAACCCCTGCATCCCTGGCGGGTACAACGGCCGCCTCGACTGCCTGGTCGAGTGGCTGGTGACGCCCCAGCCGCCGCGCAACAACCGTGGGATCGTGCGCAACCGGATCCTCTGCTTCGAGGGTGACCCGCGGTGCGACGCGGATCCGGTCATCGACGACGGGATCTGCAAATTCGAGACGCAGATCTGCATCAACAACACCGACCCGCGCATCAAGAACTGCACGCCGTCGGACGTGTCGACGTTCGAGGTCGAGCAGCCGCTCTTCAAGAGCGACGACCCGATCGACGTCGCGAACAAGGACGCGCTCGAGTACGAGCTCGGCTACGGCGGGCTCGGCCCGTACATCGTGCAGAACAAGAAGCTCGTCTACGAAGGCGGCGTGAACGACACGCCCAACCTGTGCAGCAACCCGATCGAGCTCACCGTGCCCATGGTCCAGGGGCGCAACGGCAAGTTCCGCACCGGGCGCAAGCGGTTCATCATCCGCGGTGCGGCGTCAGACGGGCGCATCGACAAGGACCTGTTCACCTTCCGTTGCAAGCCGAGCACCTGCGGCGACGGCAAGAAGCAGCGTCACGAGCAGTGTGACGACGGCAACCGCATCAACGGTGACGGTTGCGATCAGGGCTGCAACATCGAGGAGCCCAACGAGCAGGGCTGA
- a CDS encoding acyl-CoA dehydrogenase family protein, whose amino-acid sequence MDFDFSPEQQELKNAVRQLAARECVPERLLAWESEPTGVDEATRRRIAELGWLGVGVPETAGGTGGSLVDLACLLEECARGLVPRPIIGAIRTAALLADLDPNHPLLPALARGERTLAVALDEEQARAPHAYRTEVVSTAAGDVLRGAKAYVPDAAAADLHLVAAREAGGLSLVLVERSAPGVRLTPLQTFGGDRQAHVAYDHAPIVGRVGAPGAAEEALARAWRRQVALALAEMVGGMDAVLEMTVAYVKEREQFGQKIALFQAVRHQIADMGTAYTAARHLAWQAITRIDAGTEEGTELASACAYVGQAFKRLCWTGHHLHGGAGFVVEHRLRFHSERAQSLCIRYTPEAPALAEVARALLDD is encoded by the coding sequence ATGGACTTCGATTTCTCGCCGGAGCAGCAGGAGCTGAAGAACGCGGTCCGTCAGCTCGCGGCGCGCGAGTGCGTGCCCGAGCGCCTGCTCGCCTGGGAGAGCGAGCCGACCGGCGTCGACGAGGCGACGCGACGGAGGATCGCCGAGCTCGGCTGGCTCGGCGTCGGCGTGCCCGAGACGGCAGGCGGGACCGGCGGCTCGCTGGTCGATCTCGCCTGCCTGCTCGAGGAGTGCGCGCGCGGCCTCGTGCCGCGTCCGATCATCGGTGCGATCCGCACGGCAGCGCTGCTCGCCGACCTCGATCCGAATCACCCGCTGCTGCCCGCGCTGGCGCGCGGCGAGCGGACGCTCGCCGTGGCGCTCGACGAGGAGCAGGCGAGGGCGCCGCACGCGTACCGCACCGAGGTCGTCTCGACCGCCGCGGGGGACGTGCTGCGCGGCGCCAAGGCGTACGTCCCGGACGCCGCGGCCGCCGACCTGCACCTGGTCGCCGCGCGCGAGGCGGGCGGGCTGAGCCTCGTGCTCGTCGAGCGGAGCGCTCCTGGCGTGCGGCTCACCCCGCTCCAGACCTTCGGCGGCGACCGTCAAGCGCACGTCGCGTACGACCACGCGCCGATCGTCGGACGCGTCGGAGCGCCGGGCGCGGCGGAGGAGGCGCTGGCGCGCGCCTGGCGACGGCAGGTCGCGCTCGCGCTCGCCGAGATGGTCGGCGGCATGGACGCCGTCCTCGAGATGACGGTCGCCTACGTCAAGGAGCGCGAGCAGTTCGGGCAGAAGATCGCGCTCTTCCAGGCGGTGCGGCACCAGATCGCCGACATGGGCACGGCGTACACCGCGGCGCGCCACCTCGCCTGGCAGGCGATCACCCGCATCGACGCCGGGACGGAGGAGGGCACCGAGCTCGCCTCGGCCTGCGCCTACGTCGGGCAGGCGTTCAAGCGGCTCTGCTGGACGGGGCACCACCTGCACGGCGGCGCGGGCTTCGTCGTCGAGCACAGGCTGCGCTTTCACAGCGAGCGCGCGCAGAGCCTGTGCATCCGCTACACGCCGGAGGCGCCCGCCTTGGCCGAGGTCGCGCGCGCGCTGCTCGACGATTGA
- a CDS encoding lysophospholipid acyltransferase family protein, which yields MVNPQKMGPEKSGKAGGGAKADGAGAPQARNVRRLRPVRRKTPPRPAPPGGSTAAVLRHDLFRERLRALDALVERALAESGGVGAGGSRITEMVDAALDAYARLARDLEKSSPLTLLANALGAGRIPEVDEFGYDAEYEQSVAPLFRALYRTWWRVDVEGLENVPGEGRVLLVANHAGGLFAYDGAMLKIAVQDHHPAHRSVRPLVDDFVYNLPFVGDFMIRCGGVRACPENAERLLRRDHAVVVFPEGTKGIGKPYSQRYRLQRFGRGGFVRIALRTGTPIVPVAIIGSEEIHPIIGRWDWLARQLRLPYFPLTPTFPWLGLLGLVPLPSKWRIEFGRPLDFSQQYGPEAAHDRLLVSRLTEEVRQRVQRLVAEALERRGPAFL from the coding sequence ATGGTGAATCCGCAGAAGATGGGCCCGGAGAAGAGCGGCAAGGCGGGCGGCGGCGCGAAGGCGGACGGCGCGGGCGCTCCGCAGGCGCGCAACGTCCGGCGGCTGCGGCCGGTGCGGCGCAAGACGCCGCCACGTCCGGCGCCCCCGGGCGGATCGACGGCCGCGGTGCTTCGCCACGACCTCTTCCGCGAGCGCCTGCGCGCGCTCGACGCGCTGGTCGAGCGTGCGCTCGCCGAGAGCGGCGGCGTCGGCGCCGGCGGCAGCCGCATCACCGAGATGGTCGACGCGGCGCTCGACGCGTACGCGCGGCTCGCGCGCGACCTCGAGAAAAGCTCGCCGCTCACCCTGCTCGCGAACGCGCTCGGCGCGGGACGCATCCCGGAGGTCGACGAGTTCGGCTACGACGCCGAGTACGAGCAGAGCGTCGCGCCGCTGTTCCGCGCGCTGTACCGCACGTGGTGGCGGGTCGACGTCGAAGGGCTCGAGAACGTGCCCGGGGAAGGGCGTGTCCTCCTGGTCGCGAACCACGCCGGCGGGCTCTTCGCCTACGACGGGGCGATGCTGAAGATCGCGGTGCAGGACCATCACCCGGCGCACCGCAGCGTCCGTCCGCTGGTCGACGACTTCGTCTACAACCTGCCGTTCGTCGGCGACTTCATGATCCGCTGCGGCGGCGTGCGCGCGTGCCCGGAGAACGCGGAGCGGCTCCTGCGCCGCGACCACGCGGTGGTCGTGTTCCCCGAGGGCACCAAGGGCATCGGCAAGCCGTATTCGCAGCGCTACCGTCTGCAGCGCTTCGGACGCGGCGGCTTCGTGCGCATCGCGCTGCGCACCGGCACGCCGATCGTGCCGGTCGCGATCATCGGGTCGGAGGAGATCCACCCGATCATCGGGCGGTGGGACTGGCTCGCGCGCCAGCTACGCCTGCCGTACTTTCCGCTGACCCCGACCTTCCCGTGGCTCGGGCTGCTCGGGCTGGTGCCGTTGCCGAGCAAGTGGCGCATCGAGTTCGGCCGGCCGCTCGACTTCTCGCAGCAGTACGGACCCGAGGCGGCGCACGACCGACTGCTGGTCAGCCGCCTCACGGAGGAGGTCAGGCAACGCGTGCAACGCCTGGTCGCCGAGGCGCTCGAGCGCCGCGGCCCGGCATTCTTGTAG
- a CDS encoding LLM class flavin-dependent oxidoreductase translates to MVMIGIRYDLRVPPFSTATHAEQYAACLDQCAWADRNGLDVVVLSEHHGVDDGYMSSPVTLAAAIGGRTQRIPINIAAVLVPLHDPIRLAEQLATASLATGGRVSLVAGLGYRAEEFEMAGVDRKRRGRLLEEYVEVMRRAWTGEPFEWRGRMVRVTPKPASPPLIMIGGSTEKAARRAARLGCGFFPSIGDPKLKEIYEEECRAVGFAGGFVSLPGGPGFVHVSEDPERDWARIGEHALYDARTYAAWQTPDQRSQVHVSGQTVEEVRASGVYQILTPDQCVELAQRQGRIILHPLMGGIPAKLGWESLELFEKKVLPRLRPS, encoded by the coding sequence ATGGTGATGATCGGCATCCGCTACGACCTGCGCGTCCCCCCGTTCAGCACGGCGACGCACGCCGAGCAGTACGCGGCTTGCCTCGACCAGTGCGCGTGGGCCGATCGCAACGGGCTCGACGTCGTCGTGCTCTCCGAGCACCACGGCGTCGACGACGGCTACATGTCGTCGCCGGTGACGCTCGCGGCCGCGATCGGCGGACGCACGCAGCGGATCCCGATCAACATCGCGGCCGTGCTGGTGCCGCTGCACGACCCGATCCGGCTCGCCGAGCAGCTCGCGACCGCGTCGCTCGCGACCGGCGGACGGGTGAGCCTCGTCGCGGGCCTCGGCTACCGCGCCGAGGAGTTCGAGATGGCCGGCGTCGACCGCAAGCGACGCGGCCGGCTTCTCGAGGAGTACGTGGAGGTGATGCGCCGCGCCTGGACCGGCGAGCCGTTCGAATGGCGCGGGCGGATGGTGCGCGTCACGCCGAAGCCGGCGTCGCCGCCGCTCATCATGATCGGCGGCTCGACCGAGAAGGCGGCGCGCCGGGCGGCGCGGCTCGGCTGCGGCTTCTTCCCGTCGATCGGCGATCCGAAGCTCAAGGAGATCTACGAGGAGGAGTGCCGCGCGGTCGGCTTCGCGGGCGGCTTCGTGAGCCTGCCGGGCGGTCCGGGCTTCGTGCACGTCAGCGAGGATCCCGAGCGCGACTGGGCGCGGATCGGCGAGCACGCGCTCTACGACGCGCGCACCTACGCCGCCTGGCAGACGCCCGACCAGCGCTCGCAGGTGCACGTCAGCGGGCAGACGGTCGAGGAGGTGCGCGCGAGCGGCGTCTACCAGATCCTCACGCCCGACCAGTGCGTCGAGCTCGCGCAGCGCCAGGGCCGGATCATCCTGCACCCCTTGATGGGCGGCATCCCGGCGAAGCTCGGCTGGGAGAGCCTCGAGCTCTTCGAGAAGAAGGTCCTGCCGCGTCTGCGGCCCTCCTGA
- a CDS encoding acyl-CoA dehydrogenase family protein: MNYDLSPRERAWRDEVRAFIAEHVDEELARETRELGNEGRGPRARKFFEALRERGWWGLAWPKEYGGLEKTAVEQWIFIDEIETAGAPMLPLTATSVAPTIMRVGTEEQKREWLPRINAAEVDFALGYSEPEAGTDLASLRTHAVLDGDEWVINGQKMWNTMAHMATHNWLAVRTEPDAPKHKGISMMIVPMDAPGVSVQPIWVWPGLRTNALFLDNVRVPKSYLIGERGMGFYYAAMALNFERLSIGSIGMARRHFRALVRIVKELVIDGRPLREDPWVRERLARLQVEIDAARMLGLETAVALDRGGVPAAESSMAKICVSELTQRIADTGCEILGLNGQTHPQEPSALVDGRMQWLYRIAPMLAFGGGTNEVQRDIIGFMGYGLPRK; the protein is encoded by the coding sequence ATGAACTACGATCTGTCCCCGCGCGAGCGCGCCTGGCGTGACGAGGTGCGCGCCTTCATCGCCGAGCACGTCGACGAGGAGCTCGCGCGCGAGACGCGCGAGCTCGGCAACGAGGGGCGCGGTCCGCGGGCGCGGAAGTTCTTCGAGGCGCTGCGCGAGCGCGGCTGGTGGGGGCTCGCCTGGCCGAAGGAGTACGGCGGGCTCGAGAAGACCGCGGTCGAGCAGTGGATCTTCATCGACGAGATCGAGACCGCGGGCGCGCCGATGCTGCCGCTCACCGCGACCTCGGTCGCGCCGACGATCATGCGCGTCGGCACCGAGGAGCAGAAGCGCGAGTGGCTGCCGCGGATCAACGCCGCGGAGGTCGACTTCGCGCTCGGCTACTCCGAGCCCGAGGCCGGCACCGACCTCGCCTCGCTGCGCACGCACGCCGTGCTCGACGGCGACGAGTGGGTGATCAACGGCCAGAAGATGTGGAACACGATGGCGCACATGGCGACGCACAACTGGCTCGCCGTGCGCACCGAGCCCGACGCGCCCAAGCACAAGGGCATCTCGATGATGATCGTGCCCATGGACGCGCCGGGCGTGAGCGTGCAGCCGATCTGGGTGTGGCCGGGGTTGCGTACCAACGCGCTCTTCCTCGACAACGTCCGCGTGCCGAAGAGCTATCTGATCGGCGAGCGCGGCATGGGCTTCTACTACGCGGCGATGGCGCTCAACTTCGAGCGTCTGTCGATCGGCTCGATCGGCATGGCGCGGCGCCACTTCCGCGCGCTCGTCAGAATCGTCAAGGAGCTTGTGATTGACGGACGTCCGCTGCGCGAGGATCCGTGGGTGCGCGAGCGTCTCGCGCGCTTGCAGGTCGAGATCGACGCCGCGCGCATGCTGGGTCTCGAGACCGCGGTCGCGCTCGACCGCGGCGGCGTGCCGGCCGCCGAGTCGTCGATGGCGAAGATCTGCGTCTCCGAGCTGACGCAGCGGATCGCGGACACGGGCTGCGAGATCCTCGGGCTCAACGGGCAGACGCACCCGCAGGAGCCGAGCGCGCTCGTCGACGGACGCATGCAGTGGCTCTACCGCATCGCGCCGATGCTCGCGTTCGGCGGCGGCACCAACGAGGTGCAGCGCGACATCATCGGCTTCATGGGCTACGGCCTGCCGCGCAAGTAG
- a CDS encoding ArsA-related P-loop ATPase: MAAPRLVIVTGKGGVGKTTVAAGVARAAVAARRRALLVEVATPGRLASVLGVNALGAEPRVIADGLSAVALDEGRALEELVHRLMPLRLLSRRLLSSETFRIIAAAVPGIIEAALLAQIVAWLEERDFRGRARWDVVVLDAPASGHSVPLLATPRTLSGLATVGPLGEVLRRISRWLGDPELTRALVVAIPEDWAVAEAVELYESLRDGLAIPVGRPLLNAVFPRRFSRTEEALLADADAGHTVDPELLAAGRYFIERRRAALEHGKALREKTRARPLELPFVFARGMIWDDLDPIAEAAAPALD; encoded by the coding sequence ATGGCGGCTCCGCGGCTGGTGATCGTCACCGGAAAGGGGGGCGTGGGCAAGACGACCGTCGCGGCCGGGGTCGCCCGCGCCGCGGTGGCGGCACGCCGGCGCGCGCTGCTCGTCGAGGTCGCCACACCGGGCCGCCTCGCGAGCGTGCTCGGGGTGAACGCGCTCGGCGCCGAGCCGCGCGTGATCGCGGACGGGCTCTCGGCGGTCGCGCTCGACGAGGGCCGCGCGCTCGAGGAGCTCGTGCACCGTCTGATGCCGCTGCGGCTGCTGTCGCGCCGGCTCCTGTCGAGCGAGACCTTCCGCATCATCGCCGCGGCCGTGCCCGGCATCATCGAGGCCGCGCTGCTCGCGCAGATCGTCGCGTGGCTCGAGGAGCGCGATTTCCGTGGCCGCGCCCGCTGGGACGTCGTGGTGCTCGACGCGCCGGCGAGCGGGCACTCGGTGCCGCTGCTCGCGACGCCGCGTACGCTGTCCGGGCTCGCGACCGTCGGTCCGCTCGGCGAGGTGCTGCGGCGGATCTCGCGCTGGCTCGGCGATCCGGAGCTCACGCGGGCGCTGGTGGTCGCGATCCCGGAGGACTGGGCGGTCGCCGAGGCGGTCGAGCTTTACGAATCCTTGCGTGACGGCCTCGCGATCCCGGTCGGAAGGCCGCTGCTCAACGCCGTCTTTCCGCGCCGCTTCTCGCGCACCGAGGAAGCGCTGCTCGCCGACGCCGACGCCGGCCACACCGTCGACCCGGAGCTGCTCGCCGCGGGACGCTACTTCATCGAGCGTCGCCGCGCGGCGCTCGAGCACGGCAAGGCGCTGCGCGAGAAGACGCGCGCGCGACCGCTCGAGCTGCCGTTCGTCTTCGCGCGCGGCATGATCTGGGACGACCTCGACCCGATCGCCGAAGCCGCGGCCCCGGCGCTCGACTGA
- a CDS encoding holo-ACP synthase, whose protein sequence is MVIATGVDLAEIDRIERALAARHGARLRDRVFTPGEQRYCESRGRGRAQSYAARFAAKEAVMKALGVGWGRHAAWHEIEVVRERGGPPRIELSGSAAATARRLGIVRLSLSLTHAANLAMAFVVAEGEEPR, encoded by the coding sequence ATGGTGATCGCCACCGGCGTCGACCTCGCCGAGATCGACCGCATCGAGCGCGCGCTCGCCGCCCGCCACGGCGCGCGTCTGCGCGATCGCGTCTTCACGCCGGGCGAGCAGCGCTACTGCGAGTCGCGCGGCCGCGGCCGCGCGCAGAGCTACGCGGCGCGCTTCGCGGCCAAGGAGGCGGTGATGAAGGCGCTCGGCGTCGGCTGGGGACGGCACGCCGCGTGGCACGAGATCGAGGTCGTGCGCGAGCGTGGCGGGCCGCCGCGCATCGAGCTGTCGGGCTCGGCCGCGGCGACGGCGCGGCGCCTCGGCATCGTCCGGCTGTCGCTGTCGCTGACCCACGCGGCGAACCTCGCGATGGCCTTCGTCGTCGCCGAGGGCGAGGAGCCGCGCTGA
- a CDS encoding radical SAM protein has translation MPRAQDDRDRERLASEVHVGARPPRASDLSICLAYANTYPVGMANLGFQAIYGILARAGVAVERAFLPDEPPYDRVRSLESGRPLSSFDVLAFSISFETDYVHLLDMLAGAGLPLYREQRSARDPLVVVGGPATFLNPEPIAEFVDLFLIGEGEEMVPEWLAALRAAGRGASRDELLAASAEVEGAYLPGSWGGFASDDPRPAPRVRRRYVARLDDAPTRSQILSPEAVFGDMFLVEASRGCEWGCRFCAAGFMYRPVRHRSVRALRDDVLADALEHRKTIGLVGAEMASHPGIATLCREIAERGGRASPSSLKADMITPELAAALGNGSTRSVTIAPEAGSERMRRVINKNLSETEILRAAELLAGGGVAGLKLYAMIGLPTETDDDVLAIAELAAKIHERLRSRLARGVGRITLSINPFVPKPWTPLQWEPMADRRTLKERTRLLRRAVERIPNATLDVESSRDAYWQTLLSRGDRRVASLLVAVHENGGAFWPVVQRAVRDGGLGACPSPDVFVHRRYAPDEILPWDFIDHGVDKRYLLAEWRKALLERQTPPCDVATCHSCSAC, from the coding sequence ATGCCGCGCGCCCAAGATGACCGCGATCGCGAGCGCCTCGCGAGCGAGGTCCACGTCGGCGCTCGTCCGCCGCGCGCGTCCGACCTCTCGATCTGCCTCGCCTACGCCAACACCTACCCGGTGGGCATGGCGAACCTCGGCTTCCAGGCGATCTACGGCATCCTCGCGCGCGCCGGCGTCGCCGTGGAGCGCGCCTTCCTGCCCGACGAGCCGCCCTACGACCGCGTGCGCTCGCTCGAGAGCGGGCGTCCGCTGTCGTCGTTCGACGTGCTCGCGTTCTCGATCTCGTTCGAGACCGACTACGTCCATCTGCTCGACATGCTGGCCGGCGCGGGGCTGCCGCTGTACCGCGAGCAGCGCTCGGCGCGCGATCCGCTGGTCGTCGTCGGCGGACCGGCGACGTTTCTGAATCCCGAGCCGATCGCCGAGTTCGTCGACCTCTTCCTGATCGGCGAGGGCGAGGAGATGGTGCCCGAGTGGCTCGCGGCGCTGCGCGCGGCCGGTCGCGGCGCGTCCCGCGACGAGTTGCTCGCCGCCTCGGCCGAGGTCGAGGGCGCGTACCTGCCGGGCTCGTGGGGCGGGTTCGCGAGCGACGACCCGCGTCCCGCGCCCCGCGTGCGACGCCGCTACGTCGCGCGCCTCGACGACGCGCCGACGCGCTCGCAGATCCTCTCGCCCGAGGCGGTGTTCGGCGACATGTTCCTGGTCGAGGCGAGCCGCGGCTGCGAGTGGGGCTGCCGCTTCTGCGCGGCGGGCTTCATGTACCGTCCCGTGCGCCACCGCAGCGTGCGCGCGCTGCGCGACGACGTGCTCGCCGATGCGCTCGAGCACCGCAAGACGATCGGCCTCGTCGGCGCCGAGATGGCGAGCCATCCGGGCATCGCGACGCTCTGCCGCGAGATCGCCGAGCGCGGCGGACGCGCGTCGCCGTCGTCGCTCAAGGCCGACATGATCACCCCCGAGCTCGCGGCGGCGCTCGGCAACGGCTCGACCCGCTCGGTGACGATCGCGCCCGAGGCCGGCTCCGAGCGCATGCGGCGCGTGATCAACAAGAATTTGAGCGAGACCGAGATCCTGCGCGCCGCGGAGCTGCTCGCGGGCGGCGGCGTCGCCGGGCTCAAGCTGTACGCGATGATCGGGCTTCCGACCGAGACCGACGACGACGTGCTCGCGATCGCGGAGCTCGCGGCGAAGATCCACGAGCGGCTGCGCTCGCGGCTCGCGCGCGGCGTCGGACGCATCACGCTGTCGATCAACCCGTTCGTGCCGAAGCCGTGGACGCCCCTGCAGTGGGAGCCGATGGCGGACCGCCGCACGCTGAAGGAGCGCACGCGGCTCCTGCGTCGCGCCGTCGAGCGCATCCCGAACGCGACGCTCGACGTCGAGTCGTCGCGCGACGCCTACTGGCAGACGCTGCTGTCGCGCGGCGACCGGCGGGTGGCGTCGCTGCTCGTCGCCGTGCACGAGAACGGGGGCGCCTTCTGGCCGGTCGTGCAGCGCGCGGTGCGCGACGGCGGCCTCGGTGCGTGCCCGTCGCCGGACGTCTTCGTCCACCGGCGCTACGCGCCCGACGAGATCCTGCCCTGGGACTTCATCGACCACGGCGTCGACAAGCGCTACCTGCTCGCCGAGTGGCGCAAGGCGCTGCTCGAGCGGCAGACGCCGCCGTGCGACGTCGCGACCTGCCACAGCTGCAGCGCGTGCTGA